The stretch of DNA GGCCGCCCAGGATGCCCTGCTGAAGACCATGTACTCCGGCCCCATCCCAGTAACGCTGGAGGAGTGGATCGCCTCGGTGAAGGCGCAGACGGTGAAGGATGTGATCGTCACCCGCAAGAACATCCGCGACGCCTTCCAGGGCCTGGTGATCGACGAGTCCATCCTGAACTGGGTCGGCCCGGCGGTGAACTCGGCCTCGTCGGTGATGCTGTTCGGCTACCCCGGCAACGGCAAGACTACCATCGCCGAGCGTATCACCCACCTGATGGGCGACGATATCTTCATCCCCTACACCATCTATGCCGACGGCGCGGTGATCAAGATGTACGACGCGATCGTGCACGAGACACCCAAGCGAGCGCTGCCCGAAGATCTTGAGTATGACAAGCGCTGGATCCGCATCACCCGCCCGGTGGTGATCGTGGGCGGCGAGCTAACGCTTGAGGGCCTGGGGCTGGTGTATAACAAGGAGTCGCGCACCTACGAGGCCCCCTTCCAGATGAAGGCCAACTGCGGCATCTTCCTGATCGACGACTTCGGGCGGCAGCAGGTGCGCGTGTTCGACCTGCTGAACCGCTGGATCATCCCGCTGGAGAAGCGCTACGACTTCCTCACCACCGTCACCGGCAAGAAGATCCAGATCCCCTTCGATCAGCTGATCATGTTCTCTACCAACCTCGACCCCAACGACCTAGGCGACGACGCGCTGCTGCGGCGTATCAAGTTCAAGTTCGAGATCATCGACCCGACCGAGGAGCAGTGGCGGCAGATCTGGCAGATCATGTGCCGGATCATGAAGGTGCCCTACGACGACCGAGGGCTCGACTACCTGCTGGCCAAATGGTATGTGCCCGACGAGCGACCGCTGCGCATGTGCCAGCCACGCGACATCCTGCTGCAGATGATCGCCATCGCCAAATACAACATGGAGACGCCCACGCTGAACGCCGACCTGCTGGATGCGGCCTGCGCCACCTACTTCACCAGCAAGGAGAAGAAGAACTTCGGCGCGAAGGTGCGGCTCGATCTCTAGGACAGACCGCCCGCCAAGCTCACACCACGCAGAAGCGCCGCACCCCATTGTGTCGGGGGGCGGCGCGTCTCTTTTGCCCGCGGGCGCCGCGAGGGGGTCAGGTCGCCCCGCACGCCACCCCCCGCCCCCCCCCCCCCCCCCCCCCCCCCTTCCGCGCCCCCCCCTTGTGGCCGGGGGGGCGCCGCTTCTCTTTGCCCGGCGGGCGCGGCTAGGGGTTCAGGTCGACCCGCTCGCCACGCGCCGCGAACACCAGCTGCTCGGCCACATTCGTCACGCGGTCGCCGACGCGCTCAAGGGTATGGGCCACCACCGTGCGGTCAAGCGCCCACTCGGCGGCGGCAGGCTCGCGCTGGATGAGGGCCAGCATCTGGGCCCGCACGCCGTCCTCTAGCCGGTCGATCTCGTCATCCTGCTGCTGGATCTGCTCCAGCTTGTCCGGCGAGCCAGCGATAAAGGCATCGATGCCGGTGATCAGCATGGCCACGGCCAGATCGCCCAGCTGGCTGATCGGCACATCGGGCGCGGCCTGCGGCGGGGCGGGGTTGCGCAGCGTGGCCTTGGCGATGCGCTTGGCGTAATCGCCGATGCGCTCTAGCTCGGATGCGATCTCGAGCGCGGCCAGCAGCCGCCGCAGGTCGCTGGCCACCGGCTGCTGCAGTGCGATGATCTGCAGCACATGCTGCTCGATGGTCTCGTGGGCCTTGTCGATCAGAGCATCGGCCCCGATGATCCGCTGCGCCTCGACAAGATCGATCTGGTCAAACGCCCGCACGGCGGCGGCGATCTCTTTTTTCACCGCCTCGCCAAGCGACTGCAGCTCTTGGTAGAGCTGGTGCAGCTCCTCGTCGTAGTGAGCCCGTGTCCGCATAGCACCTCCTTCTTCATACCAGGTATGGCTAGTATCTCACATCCTGGCAATAGTGCTGGCGACAGCGGCGAGCTTGTCGGCGTAGGTCGCGCCGGGCACGGCCCAGCGCCCGTTGAGGTTTTGCAGCAAGCGGGCCTCGCCACGGTAGCGGCTGAGCGGGCGGAAGGTCAGGGCCTGGGTGATCAGGCGGCTCTGGGCCGGGCTGGCCTGCTCGTCGCGCAGCGCATAGGCCAGCAGCCTGCCCACGTGGGCCGGGATGGCGTCTTTGTCCCAGGTGGTGAAGGCCACGCCCTCGTGCCAGCGGTTGGTGTTCTCGTTCCAGACCCACGAGCCGCTGGGGGGACGCCGCACGCTCTGCTGGCCGGTGACGCCGATGCCCGCCGGGTTGCGGCGCGGGCGCTGCGCCCACCACGAGGTGAGGTTGCCGGTCTCGTGGATGAGCTGGGCGATGGCGATCACCGGATCGAGGCCGACCGACTGTGCGATGCGGAAGTAGGCCGGCACAATCACGCGGCGGATGTCGTACTCGGTGTAGTCGCCATGGGGGCGGGCGCTGATAAAGCGGGCGCACTGCTCTTGGCTGGCATGGTTTGGCCCGAGGATGTGGCTCTCGATCGTATACGGCATCGTATGCTCCTTGCGACATTGCATGGTTTGGGCAGATCCTACTCCTATCTGCCCAAAATGACAAGACCGCTATGGGTTTTTACTAGGGGGCGCAAGGGAACGACAGGAAGAGCGCCGCTTTACCAGCAAAAAGACGCCAAAGCACCAAGGGAAGAAAAGAGAACGAGGAGAGTGGGCAAAGCCAAGCCCGCACCCCCCTCGCATCCGGTGAAGATACACCAGATCCTGGCCTAGCGCTGTGTGTGGCGTCCGATGGTGGCCATAACCGCAATGAGGGCGGACCTCGTGTCCGCCCTCACCTGCGCCGCACAGATCGCGCAGCCGCTACACCCCGCAGCCCTGGCTGAGCGCCTCGCTGGGGCCAGCGGGCGGCAGGTCGTAGACCACGCTGCTATCGCCCTCGTAGTAGTCGCTATCCGCCAGGATCTCCAAGCGCCCGTCGCCATTCAGATCCCACAGGCCGTTGAGCGAGAAGACCTGCGGCGCGCCAAACTCAATTGGCTTGGTGATCACATCGCTGGCGACCACGGTGGCCGGCTTCGTCGCATCGGCGTGGATGATGACGAGGATGGAGTAGTCGCCGGGCTGAGCCGAGGAGCTTGGTGCCGTGCCCTCGCCATACTTGGTGGCTGCCACTGCTGTCTCGCTGGTGCCATCGCCGTCGATATCGGCCTGGATGGCGCGGGTGATCTGCACCTTTGGCTGGCTGAGCCCCAGCTTCTGCAGCGCGGCCTCGACCGGCGGGACAAGGCTGGCGGTGGTGACAGGGACCTCGGTCACGGGGCGCGGCATCGGCTGCCAGTCCGCACCTAGGGCGAAGCGCTCGGATGGGCTCTGGCCATCGGTGACCTCGACCGAGTAGAGCCAGGTGCAGATCGGGTCGTCCTTGGGCTTGGCCGCCGAGCCAGCAAAGCGCAGCGGGCCAGAGCCCTGGCCCAGGCTGATGTAGGTGGCGGGCAGCAGATAGGGCGCGCCGACCTCGGCCTTCACCCAGCTGCCGTTATTTACCAGGCCGATGACAATCTTCCGCGATATATCTACCACCGCATGCATGTCGTAGGCGACCGCCTGCTGTGCAAACAGCCGTTCCCAGGTCTGCGGGCCGACCACACCATCGACCTCAAGGCTGTTCAGCGCCTGGAAAGCCTTGACGGCCAGCTCGGTCTGTCCACCGAAGACACCATCGACCGTGCCAACATGGGCGTAGCCGAGCTTGGTTAGGCGATCTTGCAGCGCACGAACATCCTCGCCCTCAAGCATGGGATTCTGCAGCAGCAGGTTTCGCGTGCGGGTGGGCGCGGTGGCATCGGAGGCGGCGGGCGGCATGCTGGTCGGGCGGGGCGCGACGGTCGCGCCAAGCCCCGCGCCATCGGTGGGAGCGGGGGCCACCGTTGCGCCGAGCGCCGCCGGGGCCGCCGTGGGCTGGGCAGCAGCCGCCGTGGGCTGGGCAGCGGCCGCCGTGGGCTGGGGCGGCTGTGGGGTAGCAGTCGCACAAGACACCAGCACGCAGGCAATCATCGGGAGAGCCAGCGTACGGGTATGAAAAAGACGCATTCGGTTCCTCACTTTCTCACGCGTTTCCATAGACACAAACGTGGGAAGCGCACGTTTCTGCGCATCCAGGGGGCAGCAAGCAGCATTCGCGCCAAAAGGATTTTCCCTTTATACTTTGCGCTCGCAGGCCAGGAAGGCCGAAAGCTATTGTAGGATGTTAGGGAGGGCGAGGCAAACGCCTCGCTGGTAGCCTAGAGCTTGAAGATGACAGATTTGGAACCGAAACCGACCGCCCGGCGCGTGAGCATTCTGGGCATCCCAATCGACGATGTGACCGAGGAGGAGGTGATCGCGCAGATCCGCCAGTGGGTGGCCGAGGGCGGGCCGCACCAGATCTGCACGGTCAACCCCGAGTTTGTGATGGCGGCCCAACGCAGCGGCGCGTTCCGCCGCGTGCTGCTAGCCGCCGACATCTGCACGCCCGATGGCTTCGGGCTGCTGGTGGCGGCCCGCTGGCGCGGCAGCCCGCTGCGCACGCGGGTGACCGGCGTGGGACTGACCGAGCAGATCGCGGCGGTAGCCGCGCGGGAGGGATGGTCGGTGTTTCTGCTGGGCGCGGCTCCCGGCGTGGCCGAGCACGCCGCCGAGCTGCTGGAGGGGCGCTACCCCGGCCTGCGGGTAGCGGGATGCCACGCTGGCACGCCCCGCCCCGAGGATGAGGAGGGCATCCGCCAGCGGATCGCGGCGGCCCAGCCCGATGTGCTGCTAGTGGCCTACGGGCACCCTGCGCAGGAGCTGTGGATCGCGCGCAACCAGCCGCTGCTGCGAGTGCCTGCAGCCATGGGCGTGGGCGGCACCTTCGATGAGATCAGCGGGCTAGTGCGGCCCACCCCGGCCTGGGTGCAGCGCCTGGGGCTGAAGTGGGCGCATCGCCTGATCCAGCAGCCGCAGCGCTGGCGGCGGGTGCTCACGGCAGTGCCGCTATTCATGTGGGCGGTGCTGCGCGAGCCGCGGGCGGGCTAGGGCAGGGCCAGTCGGCGTTCCACCAGCTGGCGCTGGATGTGGCGGGGGCGCAGCGCCTCGACCAGCACGGCCACGCTGCGCTGGGGGTCGCAGGCATCGCCGCAGGTGAAGCAGTCCCAGAAGGCCGCGCCGTGCTCGGGGTAGGTGTGCAGGCTGGCGTGGCTCTCGGCCAGCAGCGCCAGCGCGGTGACGCCCTGGGGCGCGAAGCCGTGGACGATCTGGCGCAGCACCGTCGCGCCGGTGGCCTCGGCGGCGCGGCGCACCAGCACCTCTAGCGCCACGAGGTCGTCGAGCATGGCTGGCTCGCAGCCCTCCAGCGTGAGCAGCAGGTGGCGGCCATGGGCCGCGTAGGGCGGAGCGGTCGCATCGACCATGGGCATGTGCTCGACCATCACGCCACCTGCCCGCTGTTGCTATGCGAATGTTGCATCGAGCGGCCCCTCACATTCCATCCAACGAGTTTCGTCTCTCGTCCAACGAGTTTCGTCTCTCGTCCAACGAGTTTCGTCTCTCGTCCAACGAGTTTCGTCTCTCGTCCAACGAGTTTCATCTCTCATCCAACGAGTTTCATCTCTCGTCCAACGAGTTTCATCTCTCGTCCAACGAGTTTCATCTCTCGTCCAACGAGTTTCATCTCTCGTCCAACGAGTTTCATCTCTCGTCCAACGAGTTTCATCTCTCGTCCAACGAGTTTCGTCTCTCGTCCAACGAGTTTCGTCTCTCGTCCAACGAGTTTCGTCTCCCTGCACTATTCCCAATGGTGGTGCATGCCCTCTGCGGGCGGCACCACAGGTTCCACACCCTTGGAACTACGCGAGGAGGCGATGGAATCATTGACGTAGGGGCGGGTCTCGTGCCCGCCCGCACCGCATGCATCGGCATCATCGAACGCCTTTGCGATACGCGCGATGCACGCGGCGCGCATCGCCACGCGCCGCAGGCATCGGTTGCCGTTCGATTCCTGCGGCGGGCCACGATGGGGCGGGCACGAGACCCGCCCCTACACCCATTGCGGGCATTGCGATCATCGGATCGGAAACGATGATCGCAATGTGGAATCATCGGCAGCCGACCTCGCATGTTTGCCAGAAAAGCAAGTGACGCCTGCTCAGTCGCATAAACCCTGTGCCCAGACACCCTAGCGCTTGGGCGGGCCATCGGTCGTATCGTTCCAGTTCTGCAGCCAGTCATCCAGCAGCGCCGCCAGCGTGGCGCGGTAGGCGGCGCACGCGGTGGCGTGCTGCCAGCCGCCCACACCGATGGCAACCGCCGCAGCCAGGGCCACGAAGCTCTGGATGTCAGCAATATCCTGCGTGGCCAGGCCCTCGATATTGCCGTTATCCCACCAGTCGCGCATCATCGTGCTGGCCACGGCGCGGGTGGTGTAGTGGCGGATGTGATCGGGGGTGTCGTTTGGCAGGTAGAGCAGGGCAGGGCCAGCCGCATCGCGGGTGAACTTGGTGAGCAGCACTACCGTGTCGGCGGGGATACGCCCGTAGGCCGAGGACTGGGTCACATTGCTGGCGGCCCGCGCCATGCGCTGGTGCGGCTGCGGCGCGGGCTTGCGGCCTGTGCCCAGCGCCGCAGCCACGGCAAGGCCCGTCAGCAGCCAGGCCCCCACGAAGATCGGCAGCGAGAGGCGGGTGGCGGTGATCCGAGTGATCATCCAGAGCAGCAGGTAGACCAGCGCCCAGGCCAGCACCACCATCGCCGCCGTGCCCGCCGCCACGCGCGCCAGCCAGCGCAGCGCCGCCCAGCCCGCGAACCCCGCCACCAGAAAGCCAAAGCCAAGCAGGGCCGCCTCGAACACCGGGTTGAGCACCCGCGAGCCGGGGATGGCCTGCATGATCCACAGCACCAGCAGGCAGAAGATCGCCCCGCCAGCGCCATACAGCAGCGCCGCCAGCAGCATCCCCCCCCACTGCTGGCGCGGGTGGGCAGTCGATACGCTCATGCCTTCTTCCCCTAGCCCACGATCACGGCGACGGTGATCGCCGCGAGGCCGAGGATCACGGCGGCCAGCTTGATCGCCGCCGCCACATTGCCGCGCTCGATCTCCACCTTATAGTCGATCGGGTCGAGCCGGTCGTACAGCTGCACGCCCAGGTAGAAGATCAGCACGCCCACCACGCCCCAGCCGATAGAGGCCAGCACCTGCATGATCACGGTAGCAAAATCGGGCATCGGTGTTCCTTTCTGCATAAAAACGGTCGGCGGGGTGGCGGTCTAGTCGATCGGGCCGGGCGGGCCAGGGTCGCCGGGCGAGTTCCAGTTGGCCAGCCAGTCTTCGAGCAGCGCGCGCAGGGTGGCCTGGAAGATCGGCAGGCCGGAGATGTTAAGATCCGATCCAGCCAGCGAGGCGGCCAGCGCCACGAAGCTCTTGATGTCCTCGATATCCTGGAACAGCAGTCCCTCGGTGTTCTCGTTCTCGCGCCAGTCGCGCAACACAAATTCCAGCACGGTCTCGGTGACATAGGCGCGCACCTGCTCGCTGGCGCTACGGGGCAGGGCGGGTAGCACCTTCTCCTGCACCATCAGGGCGCTGCGCTGCAGCAGGCTCACGGTGTCGGGCGGGATGCGGCCAAAGCGCCCGGCGGACTGATAGCTCATGCGGGGTCTCCTCCACTGCGGGCCAGGGCGCTCGCCGCCCGGCCCTCGGATGCGATGCGCACCACCGTATCGGCGATGCGGTCGAGAAAGGCGTAGTCGTGCGCGCCGATGAAGCGCACCGGCGTGCCGCCGAACTGGCGCTTGAAGCGCGAGAATCCGGCGTAGAGATGATCGGATGTGCCAAACGGCTCGTAGCCATAGAAATCATAGGTGGCGCAGCCGCTGGCCAGCGCGCTTTGGATGGCGGCCCACTGCAGCGCGTAGCCGCCCATCATCTGGCGCTTGGCGTTGGTGACGCCGCCGTAGAGATAGGTGGCGCGCTGGCCGTAGGTGATCAGCAACATCGCGCCCAGCAGGTCGCCGCCGTGCTCGGCCAGCAGCAGGCGGGCGTGCCCGGCGGGCATCAGCGCGGCGCACAGGTCGGCAAAAAAATGGTACGGCTCGATAAAGAAGTCGTCGCGGGTGGCGGCGTCGCTCAGCGCATCATAGAAGGCAGGCAGATCCTCCGCCGAGCGGCTCTCGCGCACGGCCACGCCGTGGCGGGCGGCCAGCCGGATGTTGTAGCGGCCCTTGGGGCGCATCTGGGCCAGCACCGCCTGCTCGCCCTGCGCTAGGTCGAGATAGAGTGTCTCGCAGGGCAGCAGGTCGAGCGGGGCGCGGCGAAACTCGCGCAGCACCGGCGGGCGCGGCCCAGGCAGGCGCGGCTCGACCCGCAGGGCCAGCGCGCCCAGCTGGGCGGCCCTGCCCCTGGCCTCGGCCAGCAGCAGGCCCAGGCCCTGCCGCGCGGCGGCGTGGTCATCCCAGGGCAGCACCGGCCCCTCGGGCGCGACCATCAGGCCCATGCGCTGGCCCTGCGCCGTGTAGAAGATCGCGCCGCCAGCCAGATCCTGTCCATCCATCAGGCCCAGGTGCAGCGTGGCGAAGCCCTGGGCGCGCTTCCACGCGGCCCAGTGCAGGCTCTGCATCACCCCGCTGGCGGGCGCGCGCTGCACCAGCTCCTCCCAGCGCCGCCCCAAGGGAGAGGCCGCATCCAGATCGCCCAGATCGATGAGCTCTCGCGTGTTGGCCATGGCTACTTCAGCCTCTCCAGCAGCACCCGGGCCGCCGCCAGCTCCTTGGGCAGCTCATCCAGCTGGCGCTGCGAGAGCGTGAGCTGCTGGGTGACGCTGGCCAGATCGGCCTCGGTGCGGCGGATGGCCTCGGAGAGGGGGATGTTGGTCGTGCCGTACTCCACCGACTCACCCAGGCTAGTGGTGCGCTTCAGCGCGTCGTACTCGGCCTTATCCTTCTGCAGCAGGGCTTGCTCCTGCCGTGCCGCCGCCACGTCGGCCTCCAGGCGGGCGTAGGCCGCTGTGCTCTGCTGGGTCTCGGTGGTCAGCATGCCACGGATCAGCTTTTTGAAATCATCGGAGTAGGCCAGATCGGCGGGCTGGGTGCGGGCCGCATCCAGCCAGACCGCGCCGCCATCGTAGTAGCGCGTGCCGTCGGGGGTCTGCAGCAGCAGCGCGCTGCCGTCGGCCAGCAGCCACGCGCCGCTGAACAGCTCGAACGCGCCCTCTGCCGGGGGCTGGGGCAGGGCGGGCACCGTGGCCGGGATGGTGCCCAGGCTGGCCAGCGCGTTGGTCAGGCGCTGCGACATCGACTCCATGTTTGCCAGCTCGCGGGCGTCGTCGGCATTCCAGGGCACAAAGTCGACCCAGCCCACCCAGCCCATCCACGAGCGCTTGGCTGTGGCGCTCTGCACCAGGCCGGCCTGCTGGCGCGTGATCTCCTGCGCAGCACGCCAGTAGAGCGCCGAGTCGCGCTCGAAGTAGGCCATGGGGATGCCAGTCTGGATGTCGGTCAGCGTCATCACCTCGGCGTCGAGCAGCAGTGCGGCGGTGTCGCTCACCACCACGGTCACGCGGCCATCTTGCAGGATGTCGGTCTCCGGCGTCAGGCGGTAGACCGAGACCTCCTCGGCGGGCTGCTCGGCGGGGCGCGAGCTGCTGGAGTAGTGATTCGAGTGGTAGTGGTGGTAGCCGCTGCGCCCGTAGAAGATCGGGTAGTAGTGGTAGCGGCGCACGGGGAAGCTCGACCCGGCCTCATCCACCGCGCTGGCGGTGCCATAGCCAGGGCTGCGGAAGCCGCCGCCGCTGGCCACCTGGGGCGTGGATGGCTGGTAGTAGCTGTTGGATGGGCTGGCCAGGCGCGTGGTCTCGCCGGTGTAGGCATGGCCAGCGGCGGCGCTGCCGCCCGAGCCGCTGCCCGAGCCGCCCTTGCCATAGACCGCATCGGGGTAGATCAGGTTAGCCACCACTACCACCAGGGTGACGATGGTGACCACACGCATGCCCAGCTGCAGCAGCCCACCGTAGCTGCCCACCCAGTCGCGCAGGTGCGCCCGCAGCAGCCGCAGCTCGGCCACCATGCGGTGGGGCAGATCGGCGGCGCGGCGCAGCAGCCGATCGACCAGCGCGGGCAGGTCGATCGCGGCGAGGAAGCGGCCAGGGTCTTCGAGAAAGGCCTCGATCATCGGGCGGGTCTGGTCGGCGCGCAGCGCGGGCATGAGCGTGAGCATGCGGCCCAGCAGCTGGGTCTCGTCGGGGCGCGCCCCGATGGGCTGGGCCAGCGCGCCGCGCAGCTCGGGCGGCAGCAGGCTTGCGCCGTCATCGGGCGGGGGCAGCGGGGCATCATCCTCGGGCGCGGCCAGCGCATCCCACAGCTCGCCGCCCTGGATCACGGGCGTGCTGTTGTACATATAGTGCACCAGCACGCCGCTGCCCGCCAGCCCCGGCGCGGCCTGGCTGCGCAGCGCCGCCGCCTGCTGCGGGAAGCTGAACAGCCTGCGCAGCTGCTCGTGGCCGTGCAGCGCCTGGCGCGGCGTGGCCAGCTCGGCGGCGGCCAGCTCGGCGGCGGCGATCGGCTCGGGCGAGGCGAGGAAGAAGCCCCAGTCATCGCCATAGCCCTGCTCGTCGAACGAGGGCAGCGCGATGCGGTAGGGGCGCGGGTGG from Chloroflexia bacterium SDU3-3 encodes:
- the phoU gene encoding phosphate signaling complex protein PhoU produces the protein MRTRAHYDEELHQLYQELQSLGEAVKKEIAAAVRAFDQIDLVEAQRIIGADALIDKAHETIEQHVLQIIALQQPVASDLRRLLAALEIASELERIGDYAKRIAKATLRNPAPPQAAPDVPISQLGDLAVAMLITGIDAFIAGSPDKLEQIQQQDDEIDRLEDGVRAQMLALIQREPAAAEWALDRTVVAHTLERVGDRVTNVAEQLVFAARGERVDLNP
- a CDS encoding ATP-binding protein is translated as MRVLIDQKSYEEMLSKPSQPRDCYVRKTEYLHHMYIDGVKYLVARAVYDNIKKAQDASDDDALLHLMYHKDELERLVADARNKGVDLRTTRLLGDPPPTDDEARPTLSNSFLPQEPQEIEATGLNRTFLYEHTTRIIYNRGRVTGAELADEMRLSYRIVDVLLTELRKQELIDIAGQRGYGDINYEYTLTPRGSQAAQDALLKTMYSGPIPVTLEEWIASVKAQTVKDVIVTRKNIRDAFQGLVIDESILNWVGPAVNSASSVMLFGYPGNGKTTIAERITHLMGDDIFIPYTIYADGAVIKMYDAIVHETPKRALPEDLEYDKRWIRITRPVVIVGGELTLEGLGLVYNKESRTYEAPFQMKANCGIFLIDDFGRQQVRVFDLLNRWIIPLEKRYDFLTTVTGKKIQIPFDQLIMFSTNLDPNDLGDDALLRRIKFKFEIIDPTEEQWRQIWQIMCRIMKVPYDDRGLDYLLAKWYVPDERPLRMCQPRDILLQMIAIAKYNMETPTLNADLLDAACATYFTSKEKKNFGAKVRLDL
- a CDS encoding DUF350 domain-containing protein, whose protein sequence is MPDFATVIMQVLASIGWGVVGVLIFYLGVQLYDRLDPIDYKVEIERGNVAAAIKLAAVILGLAAITVAVIVG
- a CDS encoding peptidoglycan-binding protein, with the protein product MRLFHTRTLALPMIACVLVSCATATPQPPQPTAAAAQPTAAAAQPTAAPAALGATVAPAPTDGAGLGATVAPRPTSMPPAASDATAPTRTRNLLLQNPMLEGEDVRALQDRLTKLGYAHVGTVDGVFGGQTELAVKAFQALNSLEVDGVVGPQTWERLFAQQAVAYDMHAVVDISRKIVIGLVNNGSWVKAEVGAPYLLPATYISLGQGSGPLRFAGSAAKPKDDPICTWLYSVEVTDGQSPSERFALGADWQPMPRPVTEVPVTTASLVPPVEAALQKLGLSQPKVQITRAIQADIDGDGTSETAVAATKYGEGTAPSSSAQPGDYSILVIIHADATKPATVVASDVITKPIEFGAPQVFSLNGLWDLNGDGRLEILADSDYYEGDSSVVYDLPPAGPSEALSQGCGV
- a CDS encoding WecB/TagA/CpsF family glycosyltransferase; protein product: MTDLEPKPTARRVSILGIPIDDVTEEEVIAQIRQWVAEGGPHQICTVNPEFVMAAQRSGAFRRVLLAADICTPDGFGLLVAARWRGSPLRTRVTGVGLTEQIAAVAAREGWSVFLLGAAPGVAEHAAELLEGRYPGLRVAGCHAGTPRPEDEEGIRQRIAAAQPDVLLVAYGHPAQELWIARNQPLLRVPAAMGVGGTFDEISGLVRPTPAWVQRLGLKWAHRLIQQPQRWRRVLTAVPLFMWAVLREPRAG
- a CDS encoding aminoacyltransferase, with translation MANTRELIDLGDLDAASPLGRRWEELVQRAPASGVMQSLHWAAWKRAQGFATLHLGLMDGQDLAGGAIFYTAQGQRMGLMVAPEGPVLPWDDHAAARQGLGLLLAEARGRAAQLGALALRVEPRLPGPRPPVLREFRRAPLDLLPCETLYLDLAQGEQAVLAQMRPKGRYNIRLAARHGVAVRESRSAEDLPAFYDALSDAATRDDFFIEPYHFFADLCAALMPAGHARLLLAEHGGDLLGAMLLITYGQRATYLYGGVTNAKRQMMGGYALQWAAIQSALASGCATYDFYGYEPFGTSDHLYAGFSRFKRQFGGTPVRFIGAHDYAFLDRIADTVVRIASEGRAASALARSGGDPA
- the speD gene encoding adenosylmethionine decarboxylase, whose protein sequence is MVDATAPPYAAHGRHLLLTLEGCEPAMLDDLVALEVLVRRAAEATGATVLRQIVHGFAPQGVTALALLAESHASLHTYPEHGAAFWDCFTCGDACDPQRSVAVLVEALRPRHIQRQLVERRLALP